A window of Triplophysa dalaica isolate WHDGS20190420 chromosome 7, ASM1584641v1, whole genome shotgun sequence contains these coding sequences:
- the nkiras2 gene encoding NF-kappa-B inhibitor-interacting Ras-like protein 2 yields MGKSCKVVVCGQGSVGKTAVLEQLLYANHAAGSETIETLEDIYIGSVETDRGTREQVRFYDTRGLRDGQEFPRQYFSFADGFVLVYSIDSKESFKRMELLKKEIDRCRDKKEVTIVVLGNKFDLQDQRKVDSEAAQQWARQEKVRLWEVSVTDRRTLIEPFVHLASKMTQPQSKSTFPLSRNKNKGSGSQDS; encoded by the exons ATGGGCAAGAGCTGTAAGGTGGTCGTGTGCGGCCAAGGGTCAGTGGGTAAAACTGCTGTTTTAGAGCAGTTACTGTATGCCAACCATGCTGCAG GTTCTGAGACCATCGAGACGCTGGAGGACATTTACATAGGGTCTGTGGAGACGGACCGTGGCACACGAGAGCAGGTGCGGTTTTATGACACACGAGGGCTGCGTGATGGTCAGGAGTTCCCGCGGCAATACTTCAGCTTCGCAGACGGATTTGTGCTTGTCTACAGCATTGACAGCAAAGAGTCCTTCAAACGCATGGAGCTCTTGAAGAAAGAGATCGACCGCTGCCGCGATAAAAAAGAG GTCACGATTGTTGTTCTGGGTAATAAGTTTGACCTACAAGATCAGAGGAAAGTGGACAGTGAGGCGGCTCAGCAGTGGGCGCGGCAGGAGAAGGTCAGGCTGTGGGAGGTGTCAGTGACCGACCGGAGAACACTTATTGAGCCTTTCGTTCATTTGGCCAGTAAAATGACCCAACCTCAGAGCAAATCCACCTTCCCTCTCAGCCGCAACAAGAACAAGGGCAGTGGCTCCCAAGACAGCTAG